A single genomic interval of Halichondria panicea chromosome 2, odHalPani1.1, whole genome shotgun sequence harbors:
- the LOC135331588 gene encoding uncharacterized protein LOC135331588 isoform X1, with product MATSHRLVFLLAVVVVLGGAGADYILTVHLAALHNPSQVLVNEDCCVTPPVNQSSCSSPCNTTLKVCVREEGLDPADNSCPFTELIVAAQSNGEWRTVLPGAWIGSLQFHITVIHDLTASLGPMSPGDPVIGDLIDFIVIEQVLLSSTNPPAPLVNYTGRFNVATAEMAFSVACTYDFFGESCDLPCPSGRNDSLGRYRCDGNGSRACLEGYRDIETNCTTCIPLDGCSEIGGACTSPGECICRPGYSGRTCSENGTKSTTTSSPLPTPLPPSTMPTVPTTPTRADGVNLLPVTITSTSRVVFSSSALMDGTSLMSSIAHTPVNNFVQALISSTAIRLAPLTSTPTPVNVIPPTVSPAIPILPSPSPSNALSIVLGSIIGPLLMMIAISLIVFLISLTLTSWKKQKSSATKGRANDLYTQRNQPEDNILVNVAAISSSQSHGGSHSDLGHSLAETLPDPTYTTFLDDNGAFTHETLMEQGIDSDRISVLELGTRRKRNLTELEESIELRFQDADSGEMSIGGDLLGSIQQSLSQVGGFSIKHLSTNNDHLDSVDLGSDYAPSFIYTDMFVEEDNGAFRTPSLSLDSEPA from the exons ATGGCCACCTCTCATCGTCTTGTTTTTCTACTAGCTGTAGTTGTAGTTCTTGGAGGTGCA GGTGCTGACTACATCTTGACTGTCCACCTCGCTGCTCTGCACAACCCAAGCCAGGTGCTTGTCAATGAGGACTGTTGTGTGACACCCCCTGTCAACCAGAGCTCCTGCTCTTCCCCCTGCAACACTACCCTCAAAGTATGTGTACGTGAAGAGGGACTTGACCCGGCAGACAATAGCTGTCCCTTCACTGAGCTCATTGTGGCTGCTCAAAGCAATGGAGAATGGAGGACTGTTCTTCCCGGAGCATGGATT GGATCGCTACAATTCCACATCACAGTGATCCACGACCTCACAGCCTCACTGGGACCTATGTCACCAGGCGATCCTGTCATTGGTGACCTCATTGACTTCATCGTAATTGAGCAGGTCCTCCTATCCTCCACCAATCCTCCTGCCCCTCTCGTTAACTATACTGGACGGTTCAATGTGGCCACAGCAGAGATGGCCTTCAGTGTGGCTTGCACCTATGACTTCTTTGGTGAGTCTTGTGACTTGCCTTGTCCCTCTGGCCGTAATGATAGCCTGGGGAGATATCGGTGTGATGGCAATGGCAGTCGAGCCTGTCTGGAGGGTTACAGAGATATTGAGACTAACTGCACCACTTGTATCCCATTGGACGGATGCT CTGAAATAGGAGGAGCTTGCACTTCTCCTGGTGAGTGTATCTGTCGTCCTGGTTACAGTGGACGCACATGCTCTGAGAATG GCACTAAATCTACTACAACTTCCTCCCCTTTACCAACACCTCTACCACCGTCTACAATGCCCACAGTTCCCACTACTCCAACACGAGCAGATGGAGTCAACCTTCTCCCAGTCACCATTACCTCCACTTCTCGTGTAGTCTTCTCTAGCAGTGCTCTGATGGATGGTACTTCTTTG ATGTCCTCCATTGCACACACTCCTGTGAACAACTTCGTACAAGCCCTTATATCTTCCACTGCTATCAGACTTGCTCCCTTGACCTCTACACCCACACCCGTCAACGtgataccccccacagtctccCCTGCAATCCCTATTCTCCCCTCCCCCAGTCCTTCTAACGCACTCAGCATTGTACTCGGCTCTATCATTGGTCCCCTGCTCATGATGATTGCCATATCACTGATCGTATTTCTCATATCACTTACCCTAACTTCTTGGAAGAAACAGAAGAGCTCAGCAACCAAGGGAAGGGCTAATGATTTATACACACAAA GAAACCAACCGGAGGACAACATCCTGGTCAATGTGGCTGCCATTAGCAGCAGCCAGAGTCATGGTGGCAGTCATTCAG ACCTTGGCCATAGTCTAGCTGAGACTCTTCCTGACCCCACCTACACTACATTCCTTGACGACAATGGAGCCTTCACACAcgag ACTCTTATGGAGCAGGGGATTGATTCTGATCGAATATCAGTTTTGGAATTGGGAACACGTCGAAAACGCAACCTAACTGAACTTGAGGAG TCTATTGAGTTGAGGTTTCAAGATGCGGACTCAGGAGAGATGAGCATTGGAGGGGACCTGTTGGGCTCTATACAGCAGTCACTGTCTCAAGTTGGGGGATTCAGTATCAAGCATCTGTCAACCAACAATGACCACTTG gataGTGTCGATCTGGGCTCAGACTATGCTCCTTCGTTCATCTACACTGACATGTTTGTGGAGGAGGACAACGGTGCATTCCGGactccctctctctcccttGACTCGGAGCCAGCCTAG
- the LOC135331586 gene encoding small ribosomal subunit protein mS39-like has product MSQWPNSQLAGCLSLCMASLLRRRIVRVYPRSVQRLLYSTSVQASGATKEEATSPTGSSHDVKPSIPMVPKRRDPDAVLKALASTVEPVEIPLYMRGRGIADPLYPRGRGYHMVYTKHLEAGRAAAESIVQKWPKLFPSKPTDPSPANEGLGKSPLECLIIERDATKAWSMYETMKEEGEEVPLSVENELLALVAYHGLGNTRATSPDESDIYVHWPRNTAGSQPPSRADTKAPVDASTGTRTQAITAEDVEGSEVDEEIGGDADEATKVSVWSTDNTAECMFREMKKKDGGTYEALIQGLIKFNRYGRAFDIFQEMRDKNFQANVGIYNLLLSALKGYRVFNIATSLVKNMVSRPIIQPNITTMNHLLRISSKLEGSTKSISLKIMRELLHLGLEPTLTTFVNLLVAHSSDRYGSTNEERAVILEQVVSYIESNKQMMTLTEETDAVFFIQAFMTARKIGSTDLAMRLKSLAAVHGNFLVDNINYVMGLYLSTLCHNTPIETTMAEYHSLVPKVTVPLEWVYRDMFEMCDRHKSAEMALQLWKHTKRFMVPLTQVNTLNRLCGALTHTIPQEDLHSYLEALNEVWEIFKNSGNNPSELLITAMVRAHVQDNNLDEAWRYFKHFDKPSFLALVTLLKKYNLLEDKKKTLEILEIMVELDMTMPQRFVRDIVSNAGASEETRDRLVNRLANMKETEGEEEVSNKEATDKAEPFDS; this is encoded by the exons ATGAGCCAATGGCCGAATAGTCAACTAGCTGGGTGTCTTAGCTTATGCATGGCGTCTCTTCTAAGAAGAAGAATCGTTCGAGTATATCCAAGATCTGTACAGAG GTTGTTATACTCCACATCAGTGCAAGCCTCAGGCGCTACTAAAGAGG AGGCCACTAGCCCCACTGGGAGCAGCCATGATGTTAAGCCGTCCATCCCCATGGTACCAAAAAG GAGGGACCCTGATGCTGTACTCAAAGCTCTAGCGAGCACTGTGGAGCCT GTTGAGATACCGCTGTACATGAGAGGGAGAGGCATTGCAGACCCCCTATACCCCAGGGGGAGAGGTTATCAC ATGGTCTACACTAAGCACTTGGAGGCTGGGAGAGCTGCTGCAGAAAGCATTGTTCAGAAATGGCCGAAACTTTTCCCTAGCAAACCAACAGACCCA AGTCCAGCCAATGAGGGCTTGGGAAAATCACCTTTAGAGT GTCTGATAATTGAAAGAGATGCAACAAAAGCATGGAGCATGTACGAGACAATGAAAGAAGAAG GTGAAGAGGTACCTCTGAGTGTTGAGAATGAGCTACTGGCATTAGTGGCCTACCACGGACTGGGCAACACTCGAGCCACCAGTCCAGACGAGAGTGACATCTATGTCCACTGGCCACGGAATACAGCCGGCTCTCAACCTCCCTCTCGAGCTGACACTAAGGCACCAGTTGATGCTAGTACCGGCACTAGGACACAAGCCATTACAGCTGAGGATGTGGAAGGTTCGGAAGTGGATGAAGAAATTGGAGGGGACGCTGATGAAGCTACTAAAGTCAGTGTGTGGAG CACTGACAACACTGCAGAGTGTATGTTTCGTGAGATGAAGAAAAAAGATGGAGGCACTTACGAAGCTCTTATTCAAGGACTTATCAAG TTCAATAGATATGGGAGAGCTTTTGACATATTTCAGGAAATGAGAGACAAGAATTTCCAAG CTAATGTAGGTATCTACAATCTCTTGTTGTCTGCTCTGAAGGGCTACCGGGTCTTCAACATTGCTACA AGTCTTGTGAAAAACATGGTCTCAAGACCAATAATACAACCAAACATCA CGACAATGAATCACTTGCTAAGAATTTCATCCAAGCTGGAGGGATCTACTAAATCCATCTCTCTAAAGATTATGAGGGAACTACTTCACCTTGGTTTAG AACCAACGCTGACTACATTTGTGAATCTCCTAGTGGCGCACTCATCTGACA GGTATGGCTCGACCAATGAGGAGCGTGCCGTCATTCTGGAGCAGGTGGTGAGCTACATTGAGAGCAACAAACAGATGATGACACTAACAGAGGAAACTGACG CTGTCTTTTTCATTCAAGCATTTATGACT GCCCGGAAGATTGGATCCACAGACCTAGCCATGCGACTTAAATCTTTGGCTGCAGTCCATGGCAACTTTCTCGTTGATAACATCAATTATGTCAT GGGTCTTTATTTATCAACACTTTGCCATAATACTCCCATTGAGACCACTATGGCTGAATACCACAGTCTGGTCCCCAAG GTGACTGTTCCGCTTGAGTGGGTGTACAGAGACATGTTTGAGATGTGTGATAGACACAAATCAGCAGAGATGGCACTACAATTATGGAAAC ATACAAAGCGTTTCATGGTTCCCCTCACACAAGTGAACACTCTAAACAGACTCTGTGGAGCTCTGACACACACCATTCCACAAGAG GATCTCCACTCTTACCTGGAGGCCCTCAATGAGGTGTGGGAGATATTCAAGAACTCTGGCAACAA TCCTTCTGAGTTGCTGATCACAGCGATGGTTAGAGCTCATGTCCAAGACAACAACCTCGACGAGGCATG GAGGTACTTCAAGCACTTTGACAAACCAAG CTTCCTTGCTCTGGTGACATTACTGAAGAAGTATAACTTGTTAGAGGATAAGAAAAAGACATTG GAGATACTGGAAATAATGGTGGAACTTGATATGACCATGCCACAGCGATTTGTTAGGGACATTGTGTCGAATGCTGGAGCCTCTGAGGAAACAAG AGATAGACTTGTTAATCGATTGGCAAACATGAAAGAAACGGAAGGTGAAGAGGAGGTATCAAATAAAGAAGCGACTGATAAGGCAGAACCTTTTGACTCATAG
- the LOC135331589 gene encoding alpha-L-fucosidase-like, with amino-acid sequence MCQCFCKMKRAIVIVALFLAGCHAQYQPNWDSIDSRPLPSWYDQAKFGIFMHWGVYSVPSYGGGQDGAHAAGEWFWNDWKSNQTWAVNFMKRTRLPSFTYPDFAPEFKAEFFQPDDWADLFKAAGAQYVVLTSKHHEGWTNWPSKTSWNWNAMDEGPHMDLVDALAKSIRSRTAIHFGLYFSLFEWFNPLYLSDKQNKFATRDYVEEVCRPQLEEIVNTYMPEVIWSDGDWEAPYTYWNSTGFLAWLYNNSPVKDTVVVNDRWGSGMACHHGGYFTCSDRYSPGVLQKHKWENAMTVDKYSWGHRREATMADMLSPSELITQLVITVSCGGNMLMNVGPTHDGRIIPIFEERLMQMGSWLKTNGEAIYNTTHWAYQNDTVNSDVWYTYRPDTKAVYGTLLKFPNDYKMTLGAVKTSSSTKISLLGAGEVKWSTSGATVVITFPYLPLNTPLQWAWSFKFENISPT; translated from the exons ATGTGCCAATGTTTTTGCAAGATGAAGAGAGCAATTGTTATTGTGGCTCTGTTTCTGGCCGGGTGTCACGCTCAGTACCAACCTAACTGGGACTCCATAGATAGCAGGCCTCTCCCTAGCTGGTACGACCAGGCAAAGTTTGGTATCTTCATGCATTGGGGTGTCTACTCTGTTCCAAGCTATGGAGGAGGACAGGACGGGGCTCATGCTGCTGGAGAGTGGTTCTGGAACGACTGGAAGTCTAACCAGACTTGGGCAGTAAATTTCATGAAGAGGACACGTCTGCCTTCGTTCACCTATCCCGATTTTGCACCAGAGTTCAAGGCCGAGTTTTTCCAACCCGATGACTGGGCCGACCTTTTCAAGGCCGCTGGGGCTCA GTATGTGGTTCTGACCAGCAAACACCATGAGGGATGGACTAACTGGCCGTCAAAGACGTCCTGGAACTGGAACGCCATGGACGAGGGACCACACATGGATTTAGTGG ATGCTCTGGCCAAGTCCATTCGGAGCCGTACTGCGATCCACTTTGGTCTCTACTTTTCTCTCTTTGAGTGGTTCAATCCTCTCTACCTCAGCGACAAACAGAACAAGTTTGCCACCAGAGACTACGTTGAG GAGGTGTGCAGGCCTCAGTTGGAGGAGATTGTGAACACGTACATGCCTGAGGTGATTTGGTCAGATGGTGACTGGGAGGCACCCTACACCTACTGGAACAGCACTGGGTTCCTTGCATGGCTGTACAACAACAG TCCTGTTAAAGACACTGTTGTAGTGAATGATCGATGGGGCTCTGGAATGGCCTGTCATCATGGCGGCTACTTTACATGCTCTGACAGATACAGCCCCG GTGTTCTTCAGAAGCACAAATGGGAGAATGCCATGACAGTGGACAAGTACTCTTGGGGCCACAGACGAGAGGCTACTATGGCCGATATGCTCTCTCCCTCAGAACTCATTACACAGCTAGTCATCACAGTCAG CTGCGGTGGCAACATGTTAATGAATGTGGGTCCTACTCATGATGGAAGGATAATTCCTATCTTTGAGGAGAGGTTGATGCAAATGG GGAGCTGGCTGAAGACAAATGGAGAGGCCATTTACAACACCACTCATTGGGCCTACCAGAATGACACAGTCAACTCTGACGTCTG GTACACTTATCGACCAGACACTAAGGCTGTGTACGGTACTTTGCTAAAGTTCCCCAATGACTACAAGATGACTCTGGGTGCTGTCAAGACGTCCAGCTCCACCAAGATTTCTCTTCTCGGTGCCGGGGAGGTCAAGTGGTCTACCAGTGGAGCTACTGTGGTCATCACATTCCCCTACCTCCCACTGAACACCCCTCTGCAGTGGGCATGGAGCTTCAAGTTTGAGAACATTTCTCCTACCTAG
- the LOC135331588 gene encoding uncharacterized protein LOC135331588 isoform X2 codes for MHSMVNSNGCFGNQGADYILTVHLAALHNPSQVLVNEDCCVTPPVNQSSCSSPCNTTLKVCVREEGLDPADNSCPFTELIVAAQSNGEWRTVLPGAWIGSLQFHITVIHDLTASLGPMSPGDPVIGDLIDFIVIEQVLLSSTNPPAPLVNYTGRFNVATAEMAFSVACTYDFFGESCDLPCPSGRNDSLGRYRCDGNGSRACLEGYRDIETNCTTCIPLDGCSEIGGACTSPGECICRPGYSGRTCSENGTKSTTTSSPLPTPLPPSTMPTVPTTPTRADGVNLLPVTITSTSRVVFSSSALMDGTSLMSSIAHTPVNNFVQALISSTAIRLAPLTSTPTPVNVIPPTVSPAIPILPSPSPSNALSIVLGSIIGPLLMMIAISLIVFLISLTLTSWKKQKSSATKGRANDLYTQRNQPEDNILVNVAAISSSQSHGGSHSDLGHSLAETLPDPTYTTFLDDNGAFTHETLMEQGIDSDRISVLELGTRRKRNLTELEESIELRFQDADSGEMSIGGDLLGSIQQSLSQVGGFSIKHLSTNNDHLDSVDLGSDYAPSFIYTDMFVEEDNGAFRTPSLSLDSEPA; via the exons ATGCACTCCATGGTCAACTCAAATGGTTGTTTTGGAAATCAG GGTGCTGACTACATCTTGACTGTCCACCTCGCTGCTCTGCACAACCCAAGCCAGGTGCTTGTCAATGAGGACTGTTGTGTGACACCCCCTGTCAACCAGAGCTCCTGCTCTTCCCCCTGCAACACTACCCTCAAAGTATGTGTACGTGAAGAGGGACTTGACCCGGCAGACAATAGCTGTCCCTTCACTGAGCTCATTGTGGCTGCTCAAAGCAATGGAGAATGGAGGACTGTTCTTCCCGGAGCATGGATT GGATCGCTACAATTCCACATCACAGTGATCCACGACCTCACAGCCTCACTGGGACCTATGTCACCAGGCGATCCTGTCATTGGTGACCTCATTGACTTCATCGTAATTGAGCAGGTCCTCCTATCCTCCACCAATCCTCCTGCCCCTCTCGTTAACTATACTGGACGGTTCAATGTGGCCACAGCAGAGATGGCCTTCAGTGTGGCTTGCACCTATGACTTCTTTGGTGAGTCTTGTGACTTGCCTTGTCCCTCTGGCCGTAATGATAGCCTGGGGAGATATCGGTGTGATGGCAATGGCAGTCGAGCCTGTCTGGAGGGTTACAGAGATATTGAGACTAACTGCACCACTTGTATCCCATTGGACGGATGCT CTGAAATAGGAGGAGCTTGCACTTCTCCTGGTGAGTGTATCTGTCGTCCTGGTTACAGTGGACGCACATGCTCTGAGAATG GCACTAAATCTACTACAACTTCCTCCCCTTTACCAACACCTCTACCACCGTCTACAATGCCCACAGTTCCCACTACTCCAACACGAGCAGATGGAGTCAACCTTCTCCCAGTCACCATTACCTCCACTTCTCGTGTAGTCTTCTCTAGCAGTGCTCTGATGGATGGTACTTCTTTG ATGTCCTCCATTGCACACACTCCTGTGAACAACTTCGTACAAGCCCTTATATCTTCCACTGCTATCAGACTTGCTCCCTTGACCTCTACACCCACACCCGTCAACGtgataccccccacagtctccCCTGCAATCCCTATTCTCCCCTCCCCCAGTCCTTCTAACGCACTCAGCATTGTACTCGGCTCTATCATTGGTCCCCTGCTCATGATGATTGCCATATCACTGATCGTATTTCTCATATCACTTACCCTAACTTCTTGGAAGAAACAGAAGAGCTCAGCAACCAAGGGAAGGGCTAATGATTTATACACACAAA GAAACCAACCGGAGGACAACATCCTGGTCAATGTGGCTGCCATTAGCAGCAGCCAGAGTCATGGTGGCAGTCATTCAG ACCTTGGCCATAGTCTAGCTGAGACTCTTCCTGACCCCACCTACACTACATTCCTTGACGACAATGGAGCCTTCACACAcgag ACTCTTATGGAGCAGGGGATTGATTCTGATCGAATATCAGTTTTGGAATTGGGAACACGTCGAAAACGCAACCTAACTGAACTTGAGGAG TCTATTGAGTTGAGGTTTCAAGATGCGGACTCAGGAGAGATGAGCATTGGAGGGGACCTGTTGGGCTCTATACAGCAGTCACTGTCTCAAGTTGGGGGATTCAGTATCAAGCATCTGTCAACCAACAATGACCACTTG gataGTGTCGATCTGGGCTCAGACTATGCTCCTTCGTTCATCTACACTGACATGTTTGTGGAGGAGGACAACGGTGCATTCCGGactccctctctctcccttGACTCGGAGCCAGCCTAG
- the LOC135331584 gene encoding catenin alpha-2-like: protein MAELQDILEPSELEDFVREEIRSKLKEKNLEYRTKIVEEAMTPLIDEVMSLSQHSLIGGRRDQKKKKQEPQKLSKLIQLVDMATRNFLAIGEDIAHENPDFQEELITACDSVRACGESLQAAAAEFSQSPCEPDNRSNMTKASRELLISVTRLMVVADMVDVQNLLEASSRVEVRLRSLHTATTEKELMDKIQNCSTDITYIIQRASIQSIQGSSEASLQLMRGAQLELSRARRMLTGTSKAFIQFPGARTAQENQEYVVLRLLDSLKTLSLLASGDEASFTDIIKAEPGALAVCFKIFKDTLEQTISLGLVLDPSASKTQAHITELQAELDKILNLTSEVTSSNSTRSYHQHSLITLCGQLKAHMAHLETALMREEPAEREGVVHQLVTEMREQGVELRKELCRAAIDQVTDVFIGTLRPLVAMCEAAQEGQSQLLENRAETFSDHSNSMQKAVLLSCSLSDFAKSNQVANNAVKNIRVLTPQVINAAYSLAQKPSSIVALKCMSVFKEAWAENVSALTDAVDDITSLEDFMAVTEAHICKDGQQFIVATEACNTRLLGNLVEIIRGKCKRLCHVVKAELKKNKSSYTKEQIHQSHGAIEKLILKSISQFCDLASKTSETLHMTRDLHRVDFKALEEALQKVVDNVRNVRRSVLVTRAPEEFEGNESDLEDLLRPPRPMTPTPSLLSQISTGSAGTLLSASGSTHKFQRTPRHSMVFEVEDTAKALMAQLPQEQRAHLTKVTEGLTAQQAAFEAEVSKWDESENNIVLIAKEMCGMMVDMSDFTKGIGPLHSTMDVIVTARDIVRAAGILDGVARSIADHCPDAQCQRDIYSYLDQIRLYCHQLSITANVKADLKPSSTDTVETASTLITTSKNLMNAVVETVKTCYIASTAIARIHGGAVSDQFVQWRLTLPRKKKLYWSDSEVSAGATGAGSAAVYELGKFKQGRLREKHNIMSTVTALTEIPYEM, encoded by the exons ATGGCAGAACTACAAGACATTTTGGAGCCTTCAGAGTTGGAGGACTTTGTGAGAGAGGAGATACGCTCCAAATTAAAGGAGAAGAATTTGGAGTACAGAACCAAGATTGTGGAGGAGGCAATGACCCCTCTCATTGATGAG GTGATGTCGTTGTCACAGCACAGTCTAATTGGTGGGCGGAGAGATCAAAAGAAGAAGAAACAAGAGCCGCAGAAACTCTCAAAGCTCATCCAACTGGTGGACATGGCAACAAGGAACTTTCTAGCCATTGGGGAAGATATAGCCCATGAGAACCCGGATTTCCAA GAGGAGCTGATCACAgcttgtgatagtgtgagGGCCTGTGGTGAGTCATTGCAAGCAGCTGCAGCCGAGTTCTCTCAGAGTCCCTGTGAGCCAGACAACCGCTCCAATATGACCAAAGCCTCGAGGGAGCTGCTAATCTCTGTTACTAGGCTCATGGTGGTGGCTGACATGGTGGATGTGCAGAACCTACTGGAGGCATCCAGTCGA GTTGAGGTGAGACTGAGGTCACTCCACACTGCGACCACTGAGAAGGAGCTGATGGACAAGATCCAGAACTGCTCCACTGACATTACCTACATCATACAAAGAGCCTCTATTCAATCCATACAGGGAAGTAGTGAGGCTAGCCTTCAGTTGATGAGAGGTGCTCAGTTGGAGCTGAGTCGAGCTAGGAGAATGCTCACTGGCACTTCAAAG GCTTTCATACAGTTTCCCGGAGCAAGGACAGCACAAGAGAACCAAGAGTACGTAGTCCTTCGATTGCTAGACTCTCTCAAGACCTTGTCCCTATTGGCTAGCGGAGATGAGGCATCCTTTACTGACATCATTAAAGCTGAGCCAGGAGCATTAGCAGTCTGCTTCAAAATCTTCAAG GATACTTTGGAACAAACTATTTCCCTTGGCCTTGTGCTTGATCCATCTGCTTCTAAAACTCAAGCTCACATCACAGAGCTCCAAGCAGAGTTGGACAAGATCCTTAACCTTACTTCGGAAGTTACCTCATCCAATTCAACACGTTCCTATCACCAGCACTCACTCATCACCCTCTGTGGACAGCTCAAGGCACACATGGCTCACCTTGAGACGGCTCTGATGAGGGAGGAGCCTGCAGAgagggagggggtggtccaccagcTCGTGACAGAGATGAGGGAACAGGGGGTGGAGCTAAGGAAAGAG CTGTGCAGGGCTGCTATTGACCAGGTGACTGATGTGTTCATTGGTACCCTGAGGCCACTGGTGGCCATGTGTGAAGCTGCACAGGAGGGCCAATCACAGCTCCTGGAGAACAGGGCAGAAACCTTCTCTGACCACTCAAACAGCATGCAGAAG GCTGTCTTGTTGTCTTGCTCTCTGTCTGATTTCGCAAAAAGCAATCAGGTTGCAAACAATGCAGTGAAAAATATTCGAGTGCTCACGCCACAG GTGATAAATGCAGCATACTCGTTGGCACAAAAACCTAGCAGCATAGTGGCACTGAAGTGTATGTCTGTGTTCAAGGAGGCTTGGGCTGAGAATGTGTCAGCTCTCACTGACGCTGTGGACGACATTACCTCACTGGAAGATTTTATGGCCGTCACAG AGGCCCACATTTGTAAGGATGGACAGCAGTTTATCGTGGCAACTGAGGCTTGCAACACGAGGCTGCTCGGAAATTTGGTGGAGATAATCCGAGGCAAGTGCAAGCGACTGTGTCACGTGGTCAAGGCCGAGCTGAAGAAGAACAAAAGCTCGTACACTAAGGAGCAGATTCATCAGAGTCACGGAGCAATAGAAAAGCTCATTTTgaaat CCATCTCCCAATTCTGTGATCTGGCTTCTAAGACGAGTGAGACTCTACACATGACAAGAGATCTCCATAGAGTGGACTTCAAAGCATTAGAGGAAGCTTTACAGAAG GTTGTGGACAATGTAAGAAACGTTCGTCGTAGCGTCTTAGTCACACGAGCCCCGGAAGAGTTTGAGGGAAATGAGTCGGACCTGGAGGATCTACTCCGCCCTCCACGACCTATGACCCCCACACCCTCCCTTTTATCACAGATCAGCACTGGTTCTGCTGGAACTCTTt TGAGTGCTTCGGGTAGCACTCATAAGTTCCAGCGTACACCTCGTCACAGTATGGTCTTTGAGGTTGAGGACACCGCAAAG GCTCTAATGGCGCAACTCCCACAAGAACAGAGGGCTCATTTGACCAAGGTCACGGAAGGTCTAACAGCACAACAAGCTGC GTTTGAGGCTGAAGTAAGCAAATGGGACGAAAGTGAAAACAATATAGTTCTAATAGCTAAAGAAATGTGTGGTATGATGGTGGACATGTCAGACTTCACTAA AGGAATTGGTCCACTTCACTCCACTATGGATGTCATAGTAACGGCCAGGGACATAGTGAGGGCAGCTGGCATACTGGATGGAGTGGCTAGGAGCATTGCTGACCACTGCCCTGACGCCCAGTGTCAGAGAGATATCTACTCCTACCTGGACCAgataagactgtactgtcaCCAACTGAGCATCACAGCCAATGTCAAGGCTGACCTTAAACCATCTTCTACAGACACA GTTGAAACTGCTAGTACCCTCATCACAACCTCCAAGAACTTGATGAATGCTGTCGTGGAAACAGTCAAAACCTGCTACATTGCATCAACTGCA ATTGCCAGAATTCATGGAGGAGCTGTTTCT GACCAGTTTGTGCAATGGAGACTAACTCTGCCTCGCAAGAAGAAGCTGTATTGGTCAGACTCTGAGGTGTCAGCAGGTGCTACAGGAGCTGGGAGTGCAGCTGTCTATGAGCTGGGAAAGTTCAAGCAAGGAAGACTACGAGaaaaacataatattatgtcaACAGTAACTGCACTGACTGAGATACCATATGAAATGTGA
- the LOC135331596 gene encoding HIG1 domain family member 2A, mitochondrial-like: protein MAALPPPPAPSAEDLKAIRAVRNEELGWLPPDPTKKKNIYFEKMMENPLVPIGCAATVGALLFGLLNFKRGNLAKSQLAMRMRVLAQTGTVVALAGGAMWQNAKKKDPSKSRT from the exons ATGGCTGCCTTACCTCCTCCGCCAGCACCTTCAGCTGAAGACTTGAAGGCCATTAGAGCAGTGAGGAATGAAGAACTTGGCTGGCTTCCCCCAGATCCCACCAAGAAAAAGAATATATATTTTGAGAAGATGATGGAAAACCCTTTAGTACCCATAG GATGTGCTGCTACTGTTGGTGCACTGTTGTTTGGACTACTCAACTTCAAGCGAGGGAACTTGGCAAAGTCCCAGCTAGCCATGAGAATGAGAGTACTGGCGCAGACGGGAACCGTCGTGGCTCTGGCTGGAGGGGCCATGTGGCAGAATGCAAAGAAGAAGGATCCGTCCAAAAGCAGAACTTAA